The genomic region TTGGACGTGGCACACCATAACACAATCCTTTCTCAACTGCTATCCTTGATCCCCAGACATGATTTTGAGCGCCTTGAACGCAAGCACTCCAGCGGACGCCAACCACGCATTTTCACCCGTTGGAGCCAGTTTGTATGCCTGGC from Oceanidesulfovibrio indonesiensis harbors:
- a CDS encoding DUF4372 domain-containing protein; this translates as MELVSKQLTQKENLDVAHHNTILSQLLSLIPRHDFERLERKHSSGRQPRIFTRWSQFVCLA